A DNA window from Stutzerimonas stutzeri contains the following coding sequences:
- a CDS encoding polyprenyl synthetase family protein: MIGAYQKSAQQRVDGCLENLFAAPLPQLERLYQAMRYSVMNGGKRVRPLLVYAACEALNGDKADADGAACAVELIHAYSLVHDDLPAMDDDDLRRGQPTTHKAFDEACAILAGDGLQSLAFEAMAQAERNPQDAALRLRMFAVLARAAGPAGMVGGQAIDLGSVGLKLDRDALELMHRHKTGALIEASVQLGALASGRADADNLASLSQYARAIGLAFQVQDDILDVESDTATLGKHQGADIARDKPTYPSLLGMDAAKAYALELRDQALHTLRPFDIAAEPLRELARYIVERRN; this comes from the coding sequence ATGATCGGCGCCTACCAGAAAAGCGCTCAGCAGCGCGTCGACGGCTGCCTCGAAAACCTGTTCGCCGCACCACTGCCGCAGCTCGAACGCCTCTATCAGGCCATGCGCTACAGCGTCATGAATGGCGGCAAGCGGGTCCGCCCACTGCTGGTCTACGCCGCCTGCGAAGCGCTGAATGGCGACAAGGCCGATGCTGACGGCGCCGCCTGTGCCGTCGAGCTGATCCACGCCTACTCGCTGGTGCACGATGACCTGCCGGCGATGGACGACGACGACCTGCGCCGCGGGCAGCCCACCACGCACAAGGCCTTCGACGAGGCCTGCGCGATTCTGGCCGGCGACGGCCTGCAAAGTCTGGCCTTCGAGGCCATGGCCCAAGCCGAGCGCAATCCGCAGGATGCCGCGCTGCGCCTGCGCATGTTCGCCGTACTGGCCCGCGCCGCCGGGCCGGCGGGAATGGTCGGCGGGCAAGCCATCGACCTCGGTTCGGTCGGCCTCAAGCTCGATCGCGACGCTCTGGAACTGATGCACCGGCACAAGACCGGCGCGCTGATCGAAGCCAGCGTGCAGCTCGGCGCACTCGCCAGTGGCCGTGCCGATGCCGACAACCTCGCCTCGCTGAGCCAGTACGCCCGCGCCATCGGCCTGGCCTTTCAGGTCCAGGACGACATTCTCGACGTCGAAAGCGACACCGCGACCCTGGGCAAGCATCAGGGCGCCGACATCGCCCGGGACAAGCCCACCTACCCGTCACTGCTCGGCATGGACGCGGCCAAGGCCTATGCTCTGGAGCTACGCGACCAGGCGCTGCACACGCTGCGGCCGTTCGATATCGCCGCCGAGCCGCTGCGCGAGCTGGCCCGCTACATCGTCGAACGACGCAACTGA
- a CDS encoding exodeoxyribonuclease VII small subunit — protein MARKKAALDFEQSLAELQQLVERLESGELSLEDSLTCFEQGIGLTRDCQAALSQAEQKVQILLERDGSLQEAPFESDPEA, from the coding sequence ATGGCCCGCAAGAAAGCTGCCCTCGATTTCGAACAATCCCTCGCCGAGCTACAACAGCTGGTTGAGCGCCTGGAAAGCGGCGAGCTGTCGCTGGAAGACTCGCTGACCTGCTTCGAACAGGGCATCGGCCTGACCCGCGACTGCCAGGCCGCGCTGAGCCAGGCCGAGCAGAAGGTGCAGATTCTCCTCGAACGCGACGGCAGCCTGCAGGAAGCGCCCTTCGAGTCGGACCCCGAAGCATGA
- a CDS encoding sulfite exporter TauE/SafE family protein — protein MTLFEILLLVVAGFAAGGMNALAGGGTFFSFPALLAIGLPPVTANATNAVALWPASIAGAWAARSSLRPLGPYLLPLLLAGLAGGLLGGLLLLAGGDDVFSLLIPWLLLLATALFAASPWLSRWLAARRKEATAVPPHSPASMVAHGVVSIYGGYFGAGMGILQLAAFSIEGHALVRANALKNLISAVIYSVASLTFIIAGRVSWYELLILLTGATLGGYAGGALSQKLPAAWLRVFVILVGASMTVYYFWATYAA, from the coding sequence ATGACGCTGTTCGAGATTCTGCTGCTGGTTGTTGCCGGTTTTGCCGCTGGCGGAATGAATGCCCTGGCTGGTGGCGGCACCTTCTTCTCCTTCCCTGCCCTGCTGGCCATCGGCCTGCCGCCGGTGACGGCCAATGCCACCAATGCCGTAGCGCTCTGGCCGGCCAGCATTGCCGGTGCCTGGGCCGCCCGTTCGAGCTTGCGCCCGCTGGGTCCGTATCTTCTGCCGTTGCTGCTGGCGGGCCTGGCCGGCGGTCTGCTCGGCGGCCTGCTGTTGCTGGCCGGCGGCGACGACGTGTTCAGCCTGCTGATCCCCTGGCTGCTGCTGTTGGCCACCGCCCTGTTCGCCGCCAGCCCCTGGCTTAGCCGCTGGCTGGCCGCACGGCGCAAGGAAGCAACCGCGGTACCGCCGCACTCACCAGCATCGATGGTCGCGCACGGCGTGGTATCGATCTACGGCGGCTATTTCGGCGCCGGCATGGGCATCCTGCAGCTGGCCGCATTTTCCATCGAAGGCCATGCGCTGGTGCGCGCCAACGCCCTTAAGAACCTGATCTCAGCGGTGATCTACAGCGTCGCCAGCCTGACCTTCATCATCGCCGGGCGCGTCAGCTGGTACGAGCTGCTCATCCTGCTCACCGGCGCCACGCTGGGTGGCTATGCGGGCGGGGCTCTGAGCCAGAAGCTGCCGGCGGCCTGGCTGCGCGTCTTCGTCATCCTAGTCGGGGCCAGCATGACGGTCTATTACTTCTGGGCGACCTACGCCGCCTGA
- a CDS encoding siderophore ferric iron reductase, giving the protein MHRNAETQWADDEALNDLLLRVRNALPGLDGRVGSPRPDELMLDRPQSLAALLAHWQAAHPEAGRHYWAARCWTLLVWQPIYLQVLAVQLDGQAPCLDGMAQGVAQGFVAGFCLPAHQPLHADSQRLLRHAGEQVRHFCGQAHAACGTLLGLHPKLAQRLAADCVMAALLHTQQTDGCGNLQLCRRADAWLEACAMRGASGLLAVQLADGGSRLGLQRKACCQHFRRADGELCDSCPKLSAEERGRRLRTQG; this is encoded by the coding sequence ATGCACCGGAACGCTGAAACCCAATGGGCGGATGACGAGGCGCTGAACGACCTGCTGCTGCGGGTGCGCAACGCCCTGCCTGGACTGGACGGACGCGTCGGCTCGCCAAGACCCGACGAGCTGATGCTGGATCGCCCGCAGTCGTTGGCCGCCCTGCTGGCGCACTGGCAGGCGGCGCATCCGGAAGCGGGCCGCCATTACTGGGCGGCGCGCTGCTGGACGCTGCTGGTCTGGCAACCCATCTATCTGCAGGTGCTGGCCGTACAGCTCGATGGCCAGGCGCCTTGCCTGGACGGCATGGCGCAAGGTGTGGCGCAAGGCTTCGTCGCCGGTTTCTGCCTGCCGGCCCACCAGCCGTTGCATGCCGATTCTCAGCGGCTGCTGCGGCATGCCGGGGAGCAGGTTCGCCACTTCTGCGGCCAGGCCCACGCGGCCTGCGGCACGCTGCTAGGCCTGCATCCAAAGCTGGCGCAACGCCTCGCCGCGGACTGCGTGATGGCCGCGCTGCTGCACACGCAACAGACTGATGGTTGCGGCAACCTGCAGCTCTGCCGGCGCGCCGATGCCTGGCTGGAAGCCTGCGCCATGCGCGGCGCCAGCGGCCTGCTGGCGGTGCAGCTGGCCGATGGCGGCAGCCGCCTCGGCTTGCAGCGCAAGGCCTGTTGCCAGCACTTCCGCCGCGCCGATGGCGAGCTCTGCGACAGCTGTCCCAAGCTCTCGGCCGAAGAGCGCGGCAGACGGCTGCGTACGCAGGGCTGA